The proteins below are encoded in one region of Rhizobium gallicum bv. gallicum R602sp:
- a CDS encoding LysR substrate-binding domain-containing protein, protein MSALEFPSLRSLQVLEAVARLGSFGKAAEELSISPSAVSHQMAALDSELGIALFHRSGRSIMLTDAGRAYAEEISASFRRIESATRNFTKKGKSDILNIHSVVSLASQWLMPRLARFSARYPEIDLRLHASGDPAELRTGNVDIDIRYGTQPVEVGIAVEPFPPEPIMVLCAPSLVEGANGLRSPQDLTRFPLIHSEVNLYRWQDWADDHGVTLNMDRGLRFDRSFMSINAAADGLGVCLESLVLVRQDLKSGRLVAPFGLEGPRINCHSLVYLRSRARTPKIALFRRWIEETLAADAASASEIDVGGTGVIHTQGR, encoded by the coding sequence ATGAGCGCGTTGGAGTTTCCTTCGCTGCGATCGCTACAGGTGTTGGAAGCTGTCGCACGTCTTGGATCTTTTGGAAAAGCCGCCGAGGAACTGAGCATCAGCCCCTCGGCCGTGAGCCATCAAATGGCCGCGCTGGATTCGGAGCTCGGAATTGCTTTATTTCATCGCTCCGGGCGTTCAATCATGCTGACTGACGCGGGTAGGGCTTACGCCGAAGAGATCAGCGCCTCGTTTCGAAGGATCGAGAGCGCCACGCGCAATTTCACGAAGAAGGGCAAAAGTGACATTCTGAATATCCATTCGGTTGTCAGTCTCGCTTCGCAGTGGCTCATGCCCCGCCTGGCCCGGTTTAGCGCCCGCTATCCGGAGATCGATCTTCGACTGCACGCTTCTGGTGACCCGGCCGAGCTGAGGACCGGCAACGTCGATATAGACATCCGCTATGGAACCCAGCCCGTAGAGGTTGGCATCGCCGTTGAGCCCTTCCCGCCTGAGCCGATCATGGTCCTGTGCGCCCCATCGTTGGTCGAGGGCGCAAACGGACTACGCTCACCGCAGGATCTCACCAGATTTCCGCTCATACACTCCGAAGTGAACCTCTATCGCTGGCAGGATTGGGCGGACGACCACGGCGTTACGCTCAACATGGACAGAGGACTACGTTTCGATAGATCTTTCATGTCTATCAACGCGGCCGCAGATGGACTCGGCGTTTGCCTGGAAAGCCTCGTACTCGTCCGGCAAGATCTTAAAAGCGGAAGGCTCGTTGCGCCTTTTGGCCTGGAAGGCCCCAGGATCAATTGCCATAGTCTCGTGTACTTACGGTCCAGGGCGAGAACGCCAAAGATCGCTCTGTTCAGACGATGGATCGAAGAGACCCTGGCTGCCGACGCGGCTTCTGCTAGTGAAATCGACGTCGGCGGGACGGGAGTTATTCACACTCAAGGTCGATGA
- a CDS encoding alpha/beta fold hydrolase — translation MSAEIKSNYARLSSITMHYLTAGSGEPLVLLHGVPQSSHEWRHVIPFLADKYAIIAPDLRGLGDTSRPVDGYDKKTVAADVWELLSEHLKIDRFNLVGHDWGGPVAFALAAQHREAVSKLAILDVTIPGDGADMSQGGRRWHHPFFRTPDLPEAMFGGREHIYLEWLFDNYGSRANVLSQEDKNEYFRTYLKPGGLRTLLAYYRGLPTDVHDNELFLERDGKLEMPVLALGGDSGFGRGIETMESMQRVASDVRGGVIPGSGHWVAEEAPEFIASELRKFFG, via the coding sequence ATGAGTGCCGAGATCAAAAGCAATTACGCGCGACTGTCCAGCATCACCATGCACTACCTGACCGCAGGATCCGGCGAGCCGCTTGTTCTCCTTCACGGGGTGCCGCAGAGTTCGCACGAATGGCGGCACGTGATCCCCTTCCTCGCCGACAAGTACGCGATCATCGCGCCGGACCTGCGGGGCCTCGGCGACACTTCCCGGCCCGTCGATGGCTATGACAAGAAAACCGTTGCCGCAGACGTGTGGGAGCTTCTTTCTGAACATCTGAAGATCGATCGCTTCAATCTTGTGGGACACGACTGGGGCGGCCCGGTGGCGTTTGCCCTGGCCGCGCAGCACCGGGAGGCTGTTAGCAAGCTCGCGATCCTGGACGTTACCATTCCTGGCGATGGAGCGGACATGTCGCAAGGCGGCCGGCGTTGGCACCACCCCTTCTTCAGGACGCCGGATTTGCCCGAAGCGATGTTCGGCGGTCGCGAGCATATCTATCTGGAATGGTTGTTTGACAATTATGGCAGCCGGGCAAACGTGCTATCTCAGGAAGACAAGAATGAGTACTTCCGTACCTACCTGAAACCCGGCGGCTTGCGCACACTTCTCGCCTATTATCGCGGCCTTCCAACCGACGTCCATGACAACGAGTTATTCCTCGAGAGGGATGGCAAGCTCGAAATGCCGGTCCTCGCCCTAGGCGGAGACAGTGGTTTTGGCCGCGGCATCGAGACGATGGAATCAATGCAGCGGGTGGCAAGTGACGTTCGAGGCGGAGTGATCCCGGGCTCCGGTCACTGGGTTGCGGAAGAAGCTCCCGAATTCATAGCGAGCGAACTCCGGAAATTCTTCGGCTAA
- the dhaL gene encoding dihydroxyacetone kinase subunit DhaL, producing MQKMNNAAAGEIVVSMARAIIDNRAYLSEIDGKIGDGDHGINMAKGFGLVADRIRGKELSLAKALETLGTVLMTEIGGSMGPLYGVMFTEFAQQIDQVDLIDNKTFSRMLHAGLTGIQEIGSAKVGDKTLLDTLVPAVEAFDKATSEGKSFDEALELLVAAAESGRDSTVNLIARIGRASRLGERSLGVLDAGATSCALILKELSEGTRDRLQ from the coding sequence ATGCAAAAAATGAATAACGCGGCAGCCGGAGAAATCGTAGTCTCCATGGCAAGAGCGATCATCGATAACCGCGCCTACCTCAGCGAGATCGACGGCAAGATTGGCGACGGCGATCACGGAATAAATATGGCGAAAGGTTTCGGTTTAGTGGCCGACCGGATACGCGGCAAGGAGCTATCGCTCGCAAAAGCGCTTGAGACCCTCGGAACAGTCCTGATGACCGAGATCGGCGGATCTATGGGTCCGCTTTACGGTGTGATGTTCACCGAGTTTGCCCAGCAGATCGATCAGGTCGACCTGATCGACAACAAGACGTTCAGCCGAATGCTGCATGCTGGCTTGACGGGTATTCAAGAAATTGGTTCGGCCAAAGTCGGCGACAAGACATTGCTTGACACGTTGGTGCCTGCTGTTGAAGCTTTTGACAAAGCGACATCAGAAGGAAAATCCTTTGACGAGGCATTGGAACTCCTCGTTGCGGCAGCCGAAAGTGGCCGCGATTCGACGGTGAACTTGATCGCGCGGATCGGCCGAGCCAGCAGGCTGGGCGAACGATCGCTCGGCGTGCTGGATGCTGGTGCGACGTCTTGCGCGCTGATCCTCAAGGAGTTGTCTGAGGGAACCCGTGATAGGCTTCAATAG
- a CDS encoding sugar phosphate isomerase/epimerase family protein, whose translation MAERVISVSGAPYDGHSREAALESAASLGFTHFEPAFIKRYTEPFDETAFIPSEMTSWRSALKSSGLSCHAMSSHIDLGFEDSVEVFTGRMAFAAAIGAKVIATNAAARQREATFRRNVEIILRRAEAFNIVVGLENPGDGSDSLINTARDGISLVEEFGSPFLKLNYDAANTASHRPDMDDLAGDGILALPESAHAHIKDVRETDEGWFFCDIGDGKVGCERLLAAIAKLDSLPVSIELPLRLHRNRQAQPVRRQDPVPLSTIEDSLARSLKVVRRALNDNQ comes from the coding sequence ATGGCTGAACGGGTGATCTCCGTATCCGGAGCGCCGTACGATGGGCATAGCAGAGAGGCCGCACTGGAGAGTGCGGCTTCCCTCGGGTTCACGCATTTCGAGCCGGCCTTTATCAAAAGGTATACAGAACCCTTTGACGAGACCGCCTTCATACCTTCAGAGATGACCAGTTGGCGCAGCGCGCTTAAGTCTTCAGGGCTCTCATGCCACGCTATGTCGTCGCACATCGACCTCGGTTTCGAAGATTCGGTCGAAGTATTCACGGGCCGCATGGCATTCGCCGCGGCGATTGGAGCCAAGGTTATTGCGACCAACGCCGCCGCCCGACAAAGAGAGGCAACATTCCGTCGCAACGTCGAGATCATACTGAGAAGAGCAGAAGCCTTTAATATCGTCGTTGGCCTGGAAAACCCAGGAGACGGCAGCGATAGCCTGATCAACACCGCGCGGGACGGTATTTCTCTTGTTGAGGAATTCGGATCGCCCTTTCTAAAGCTAAATTACGACGCCGCAAACACGGCGTCACATCGACCGGACATGGACGATCTCGCAGGTGATGGAATCCTGGCGCTGCCGGAATCGGCGCACGCCCATATCAAGGATGTCCGTGAAACCGACGAAGGTTGGTTTTTCTGCGATATCGGCGACGGCAAGGTCGGGTGCGAGCGCCTCCTGGCTGCAATCGCAAAGCTCGACAGCCTCCCGGTCAGTATTGAACTTCCCTTGAGACTGCATCGCAATCGGCAGGCGCAGCCCGTTCGCCGCCAAGATCCCGTGCCGCTGTCAACGATCGAGGACTCGCTGGCTCGGTCGCTCAAGGTCGTCCGGCGAGCGCTCAACGACAATCAATGA
- a CDS encoding DUF1419 domain-containing protein has translation MNPSPAIQKVFQGVASRPQMFRMFDRHLQRPNRWEDHAMPLYAGEWFEIDEDGHDYMFEILPPLWIRGSMFAMREFLTGSVTSVFFALRIDEAIRYFHGYCDLSDPSSVETMRLAIIERESRPVRAMTREERLEHIWSSTADDYRGYAGERWPEASRGKRTVMLYGGKDGTVLKLLEDLSDDEIAAKLPVQLRHLRSPIAA, from the coding sequence ATGAACCCCTCTCCCGCAATCCAAAAAGTCTTCCAGGGCGTCGCAAGCCGACCGCAGATGTTCCGCATGTTTGACCGTCATCTCCAGCGGCCCAACCGCTGGGAAGACCACGCGATGCCGCTCTATGCGGGCGAATGGTTCGAGATCGACGAAGACGGGCACGACTACATGTTCGAAATCCTGCCGCCGCTTTGGATCCGCGGCTCTATGTTCGCGATGCGCGAGTTCCTGACCGGCTCGGTGACCTCAGTGTTCTTCGCACTCCGGATCGACGAGGCGATCCGCTATTTCCACGGCTATTGCGACCTGTCCGATCCCTCGTCCGTCGAGACCATGCGCCTTGCAATTATCGAGCGCGAGAGCCGGCCGGTCCGGGCCATGACGCGCGAAGAGCGCCTCGAGCATATCTGGAGCAGCACGGCGGACGACTATCGCGGCTATGCGGGCGAGCGCTGGCCGGAGGCCTCACGCGGCAAGCGCACCGTGATGTTATACGGCGGCAAAGACGGCACTGTTCTGAAGCTGCTGGAAGATCTCAGCGACGACGAGATCGCCGCCAAACTGCCGGTACAACTGCGCCACCTCCGCTCGCCGATTGCGGCTTGA
- a CDS encoding NAD(P)-dependent oxidoreductase: MASHLLKSGFRVKGFDISENALRSFADSGGTAYPDATEAASETDVLMLMVVNIDQAHQALFERGALANSTRASVVVLMSTCPPGEVEQLAEAVTARGHRFLDAPVSGGVAGARGASLSIMVAGDRQTYEMSRDLFDVLGSKIYYLGERPGQASVAKAVNQLLCGVHLVAAAEALSLAERAGLDTSTVLEIVSGSAAASWMLNDRGQRMLLEDPEVTSAVDIFVKDLGIVLAAGSSARAALPLASVAHQFFIAASGQGSGSADDSQVIRAYRGMTAGQKEAKK; the protein is encoded by the coding sequence ATGGCGTCGCATCTCCTGAAAAGCGGCTTCAGGGTCAAGGGGTTTGACATCTCGGAGAATGCTCTAAGAAGCTTCGCTGACAGTGGCGGGACTGCCTATCCAGACGCTACGGAAGCCGCCAGCGAGACCGACGTCTTGATGTTGATGGTGGTCAACATCGACCAGGCGCACCAAGCCCTCTTCGAACGGGGCGCGCTGGCAAATTCAACCAGGGCCAGCGTCGTCGTCCTGATGTCAACATGCCCTCCCGGCGAGGTTGAACAGCTCGCCGAGGCCGTGACTGCTCGCGGTCACCGGTTTCTGGATGCGCCTGTTTCCGGCGGCGTCGCCGGAGCGCGCGGCGCGTCGCTTTCCATCATGGTGGCTGGCGACAGGCAAACCTATGAAATGAGCCGCGATCTTTTCGACGTGCTCGGCTCCAAGATCTATTATCTCGGGGAGCGGCCTGGCCAGGCATCGGTTGCCAAAGCGGTCAACCAGTTGCTGTGCGGCGTACACTTGGTGGCGGCGGCTGAGGCGCTGTCGCTCGCCGAAAGGGCTGGCCTCGACACCTCAACGGTACTCGAGATCGTGTCCGGCTCGGCGGCTGCCAGCTGGATGCTCAACGATCGTGGCCAGCGTATGCTTTTGGAGGACCCTGAGGTAACGAGCGCGGTAGACATCTTTGTGAAAGATCTCGGTATCGTGCTTGCCGCTGGCTCCTCTGCCAGGGCCGCCCTGCCGCTCGCCTCCGTTGCGCATCAGTTCTTCATTGCCGCGTCTGGGCAGGGGTCAGGCTCGGCAGATGACAGTCAGGTCATTCGTGCGTATCGGGGAATGACCGCCGGTCAGAAGGAGGCAAAGAAATGA
- a CDS encoding DUF3991 and toprim domain-containing protein: MKRREIEALREQVRCAAVLEHAGFAIDAKESTRRAVKFRRGGEIIIVIYEGRGWFDPLSEAKGDVFRLVEHLDRVGFLEGAERVAALVGFQITEPEWRAAKHGERSDLSLPDRWQSRRHPWPRSASWRYLNRERRLPANVLRTAIKSDLLREGPQGSMWALHRDQAGVLTGWEARGPLYRGFASGGTKVLFRFGSDSASRLAVTEAAIDAMTLAAIEGLREGTLYLSTGGGWSPTTEAALEELATKPGVQLVAATDANPQGDMFAERLRTLADDVGCDWTRLRPPEEDWNESLKIMEREKRERTEGGGVPHARGPRQGKLRPAEPALDADGRDAGGSQGVMKD, translated from the coding sequence ATGAAGAGAAGAGAAATAGAAGCGTTGCGCGAGCAGGTCAGATGTGCGGCGGTGCTTGAGCATGCCGGGTTTGCAATAGACGCGAAGGAAAGCACACGGCGGGCAGTCAAATTCCGCCGCGGCGGTGAGATCATCATCGTCATCTATGAAGGGCGTGGTTGGTTCGATCCTCTTTCCGAGGCGAAGGGCGATGTGTTCCGGCTCGTAGAGCATCTCGATCGGGTCGGTTTTCTCGAAGGCGCAGAACGGGTCGCGGCTCTGGTCGGTTTTCAGATCACGGAGCCGGAATGGCGGGCGGCGAAACATGGCGAGAGATCTGACCTCTCTCTTCCCGATCGTTGGCAGTCCCGCCGGCATCCCTGGCCGCGTTCCGCGTCATGGCGATACCTCAATCGCGAGCGCCGCCTGCCAGCGAACGTGCTGCGAACGGCGATCAAAAGCGATCTCTTGCGCGAAGGTCCGCAAGGCAGCATGTGGGCGCTGCACCGGGACCAGGCCGGGGTTTTGACCGGCTGGGAAGCGCGGGGTCCGCTATACCGGGGTTTTGCATCCGGGGGAACCAAGGTTCTTTTCCGCTTTGGTTCGGACAGCGCTTCGCGCCTGGCCGTCACGGAAGCCGCGATCGATGCCATGACCCTCGCAGCGATCGAAGGTTTGCGAGAGGGCACGCTTTATCTCAGCACTGGCGGTGGATGGTCGCCGACCACCGAGGCAGCCTTGGAGGAGTTGGCTACGAAGCCTGGCGTCCAGTTGGTTGCGGCGACGGACGCCAATCCGCAGGGCGACATGTTTGCCGAACGGCTGCGGACGCTTGCCGATGATGTCGGCTGCGACTGGACGCGACTTCGGCCGCCCGAGGAGGATTGGAACGAGTCCCTGAAGATCATGGAAAGGGAAAAGAGGGAAAGGACGGAAGGAGGAGGCGTGCCGCATGCGCGCGGTCCGCGTCAAGGGAAGCTTCGCCCGGCGGAGCCGGCCCTTGACGCGGACGGTCGCGATGCCGGCGGCAGCCAAGGGGTCATGAAGGACTGA
- a CDS encoding TRAP transporter substrate-binding protein, with protein sequence MITMNRRTLIMSSVAMTATLATPRIMHASSPEFSFKFANIMPVDHPLNTRMTEASNKISEQTDGRVSIQVFPASQLGTDADMLSQLRSGGLDLLAQTGLIAATLVPPAAITGVGFAYPDYAQVWKSVDGELGRSIRTAFEKVNLIAFEKMWDNGFRQTTSIGKPIKSPEDLKGFKIRVPPAPLWTSLFKSLGAAPTSIPWGETYSALQTHVADGLENPLAGIYFAKMYEVQKYLSRTNHMWDGFWILANRDNFEMLPEDLRDIVVTEINRSALVQRADVEKLNSELQAELASKGLEFIDVDVSKFRATLQASSFYSDWKGRFGEEAWALLESTSGKLI encoded by the coding sequence ATGATCACAATGAATCGACGGACGCTTATTATGAGTTCCGTGGCGATGACCGCCACGCTCGCGACGCCGCGCATCATGCACGCGAGCTCGCCTGAGTTTTCGTTTAAATTTGCCAACATCATGCCCGTTGACCATCCGCTCAACACCCGCATGACCGAGGCTTCCAATAAGATTAGCGAGCAAACCGACGGCCGGGTCAGCATTCAGGTGTTTCCCGCGAGCCAGCTCGGCACGGATGCGGACATGCTCAGCCAGCTTCGATCGGGTGGCTTGGACCTTCTTGCGCAGACAGGCCTCATCGCAGCCACGCTCGTCCCGCCGGCGGCCATCACTGGCGTAGGATTTGCCTATCCCGACTACGCGCAGGTCTGGAAGTCGGTGGATGGCGAGCTCGGCCGGAGCATCCGGACGGCTTTTGAGAAGGTCAACCTGATCGCCTTCGAGAAGATGTGGGACAACGGCTTCCGGCAGACGACCTCGATCGGGAAACCGATCAAGTCGCCCGAGGACCTCAAGGGCTTCAAGATCCGCGTCCCTCCTGCGCCGCTCTGGACATCGCTTTTCAAGTCTCTCGGCGCCGCGCCGACGTCGATTCCATGGGGCGAAACCTATTCCGCACTCCAGACCCACGTCGCCGACGGTCTCGAAAACCCGCTCGCTGGCATTTACTTTGCCAAGATGTACGAGGTTCAAAAGTATCTCTCCCGGACCAACCATATGTGGGACGGCTTCTGGATTCTCGCCAATCGGGACAACTTCGAGATGCTGCCTGAGGACTTGCGTGACATTGTCGTCACCGAGATCAATCGCTCGGCTCTCGTGCAACGCGCCGATGTCGAAAAGCTGAATTCCGAACTCCAGGCAGAGCTGGCGAGCAAGGGTCTTGAATTTATCGACGTCGATGTTTCCAAGTTCCGCGCGACGCTGCAAGCTTCGTCGTTCTACTCCGATTGGAAGGGGCGTTTTGGCGAGGAAGCATGGGCGTTGCTGGAGTCTACCTCGGGCAAATTGATCTGA
- a CDS encoding dihydroxyacetone kinase subunit DhaK → MQRFVNNRDEVVEDTIKGFVKAHRDIVRLAENQRVVTAIDRPAQGKVGVVTGGGSGHEPAFIGYIGRNMLDAVAVGELFSSPTAKSFQDAIREANGGKGVVVLYGNYAGDNMNVKMAMKLAAKDGIEVATVVATDDVCSAPAEEQAKRRGVAGEIFMWKVGGAKASMGASLSEVRDAAQKAIDNCRSVGVGLGPCTLPAVGHPNFQIEPGTIEVGIGHHGEPGVRVEALKSASEVAKDMCQIVLDDHDLGSGTEVAVLVSGLGATPLNELYILFDTVEEEISGRGLRIHKAYVGNYFTSLEMVGATLTVMALDEELKSLLEVEVRCAATL, encoded by the coding sequence GTGCAACGTTTTGTAAACAACCGCGATGAGGTCGTGGAAGATACCATCAAGGGCTTTGTGAAGGCACACCGAGACATCGTGCGCCTCGCCGAAAACCAACGCGTGGTGACGGCGATTGACCGGCCCGCGCAAGGAAAAGTGGGTGTCGTAACTGGAGGTGGCTCCGGACACGAGCCTGCCTTCATTGGCTATATAGGCCGCAACATGCTCGACGCGGTCGCGGTCGGCGAGCTGTTTTCGTCGCCAACGGCCAAGAGCTTTCAGGATGCCATACGCGAAGCGAATGGTGGAAAAGGGGTCGTTGTCCTCTACGGAAATTATGCCGGAGACAACATGAACGTGAAGATGGCGATGAAGCTCGCCGCAAAGGACGGCATCGAGGTTGCCACGGTCGTTGCAACCGACGACGTATGCTCCGCCCCCGCGGAGGAGCAGGCGAAGCGCCGAGGCGTTGCCGGAGAGATCTTCATGTGGAAGGTCGGCGGAGCGAAAGCGTCGATGGGCGCCAGCCTATCCGAGGTTCGTGACGCAGCGCAGAAGGCCATCGACAATTGCCGCTCGGTCGGTGTCGGATTGGGGCCGTGCACTCTTCCAGCGGTCGGACATCCGAACTTCCAGATCGAGCCTGGCACCATTGAAGTCGGTATCGGCCATCACGGCGAGCCGGGCGTGCGAGTAGAAGCGCTCAAGAGCGCATCAGAGGTCGCCAAGGATATGTGCCAGATCGTGCTGGATGACCATGATCTCGGCTCGGGGACAGAAGTGGCCGTACTGGTATCTGGCCTTGGCGCGACACCGCTGAACGAACTTTACATTCTCTTCGACACAGTCGAGGAGGAAATCTCCGGCCGCGGCCTCAGGATCCACAAAGCGTATGTTGGTAACTACTTCACGTCTCTTGAGATGGTTGGAGCGACTTTGACGGTCATGGCGCTCGATGAAGAGCTAAAGTCGCTACTGGAGGTCGAGGTTCGCTGCGCGGCGACACTTTAA